The Carassius gibelio isolate Cgi1373 ecotype wild population from Czech Republic chromosome B14, carGib1.2-hapl.c, whole genome shotgun sequence genome has a segment encoding these proteins:
- the LOC127971086 gene encoding ensconsin isoform X9, producing the protein MCQRQTTGKKKTSAKMAEGATSLKELRVQMAAAAQAQAEERRIQAGNSPTPPAPASTMKSQAKPVIDGAALRIDDKLRVAKERREEQEKRHAARESQLLERERKARLQVERQMEERQKKLEEQRRKEEQRRAAVEEKRKLKLEEEKEHYEAVMRRTLERSQRVDQRQKRWSWSGLSDSENKNGQSDSGSTSTPIAIVISPASPASKPPRNQTSQDKRSSSTTNLKPADSVISKRLSSSSATLLNSPDKSAKRRSSSLNRLPSNVPQASKEVHKQPQLEKTGPIQKKRSSSLSRVGAKTQPTTKPEKSTADESASASPMQPSARGPLRSRSSDRKKGPPTSVSADAISSMTQQKGEPEKRFTSPVGKRPASPSNRHRSPSPSPAANTTTRAPSPGAAKQSPRFRPPSPSSVKQRPPSPQPSATSKPPPIQKPALTPTGPPTLRKRDSKPKDMSPMMPVTPQSPETSTPSPTPTPKTKEESSSKAVAGSNSAAEASKILAENRRLAREQKEKEEQLRIQKEEEERLRKEEEKRLAEEERLRRIEEEKRLAEERKKEEEKQALIAEEERQRMELEEQQRQVELQKEREEAEAKAQEEAERQRQERALIMQKNQQERMERKKRIEEIMKRTRKTDQMDFKSNDERDIPDEDEEEAEDQINCENEENEALESEENSKETEPSDSQEHHLSVEEPVTEQDGPDDSMNTQTDVDNKENNNGPSTEDPSVDSSPPPKSCLMEGSEFVNEDSKVNLVQGLNGKGGSWSFEELIDLGVHAKNKPLMDDGGPEGPRMAFEEKTSSIHPAQPIEALSEM; encoded by the exons CTGCAGCTGCACAGGCGCAGGCAGAGGAACGGCGCATCCAGGCAGGAAACAGCCCGACACCACCAGCTCCAGCCAGCACAATGAAGAGCCAGGCCAAGCCAG TCATTGATGGGGCAGCCCTGAGGATAGATGACAAACTCCGAGTGGCcaaagagaggagagaagagcaGGAAAAGCGACATG CGGCCCGTGAGTCTCAGCTCCTGGAGCGAGAGCGCAAGGCCCGGCTGCAGGTGGAGAGACAGATGGAGGAGAGGCAGAAGAAGCTGGAAGAGCAGCGCAGGAAAGAGGAACAGAGGAGAGCTGCAGTGGAAGAGAAAAGGAAACTGAAATTAGAAGAGGAAAAG gagcaCTATGAGGCTGTAATGAGACGTACCCTGGAGCGCAGCCAGCGAGTAGATCAGAGACAGAAGAGATGGTCCTGGAGTGGACTTTCTGACTCTGAAAACAAAAATG GACAGAGTGACAGTGGCTCCACCTCCACCCCGATTGCTATAGTAATCTCCCCTGCTTCTCCGGCCTCCAAGCCACCCAGGAATCAGACGTCACAAG ACAAGCGCTCTTCCTCTACTACGAACCTGAAACCGGCTGACTCAGTCATCAGCAAGCGTCTCTCCTCATCCTCAGCCACCCTCCTTAATTCTCCCGATAAAA GTGCAAAGCGGAGAAGTTCGTCTTTGAACCGGTTGCCTAGCAATGTTCCTCAGGCCTCTAAAGAAGTGCATAAGCAGCCTCAGTTGGAAAAGACAG GCCCAATCCAGAAGAAGCGAAGCTCCTCCCTCTCTCGAGTAGGGGCTAAAACACAGCCCACCACCAAACCAGAGAAATCCACAGCAGATGAATCAG CATCTGCCAGTCCCATGCAGCCCTCGGCCCGTGGACCTCTACGCAGTCGCAGCAGCGATCGAAAGAAAGGCCCGCCTACTTCTGTGTCAGCAGATGCCATTTCCAGTATGACACAG CAGAAAGGTGAGCCTGAAAAGCGCTTCACGTCACCAGTAGGAAAACGCCCTGCCTCGCCCTCCAATCGTCACCGATCCCCGTCTCCTTCTCCTGCTGCTAACACCACCACAAGAGCGCCCTCACCTGGAGCAGCCAA GCAGAGTCCTCGCTTCCGCCCTCCTTCCCCCAGCAGTGTGAAACAGCGGCCTCCATCCCCTCAACCCTCTGCCACATCCAAACCTCCACCCATCCAGAAACCTGCTCTCACCCCCACCGGCCCGCCTACCCTTCGCAAGAGGGACTCTAAGCCAAAGGATATGTCTCCCATGATGCCTGTCACCCCACAGTCTCCAGAAACCAGCACACCCAGCCCAACACCCACACCCAAGACCAAAGAGG AATCCAGTTCCAAAGCTGTCGCAGGCTCTAACTCGGCTGCAGAGGCTTCTAAGATCCTGGCAGAGAACCGACGTCTAGCACGCGagcaaaaagagaaagaagagcaaCTCCGCATAcagaaagaagaagaggagag GCTGAGGAAAGAGGAGGAGAAGCGGCTGGCGGAGGAGGAGCGCTTGAGGCGTATAGAGGAGGAGAAGAGGCTTGCAGAGGAGAGGAAGAAAGAAGAGGAGAAGCAGGCTCTTATAGCAGAGGAGGAGAGACAGCGAATGGAGCTGGAGGAGCAGCAAAGACAGGTTGAGTTACAGAAAGAG CGCGAGGAGGCTGAAGCAAAGGCCCAAGAGGAAGCAGAGAGGCAGCGTCAGGAGAGAGCACTCATTATGCAAAAGAACCAACAAGAGCGCATGGAGAGAAAGAAG AGAATTGAAGAAATTATGAAGAGAACCAGGAAAACGGACCAAATGGATTTTAAG AGTAATGATGAGAGAGACATTCCTGATGAAGACGAAGAGGAGGCTGAGGACCAAATAAACTGTGAAAATGAGG AGAATGAGGCTCTCGAGTCAGAGGAGAATTCCAAGGAGACAGAGCCATCAGACTCTCAGGAGCATCACTTATCTGTGGAGGAGCCGGTCACAGAGCAAGACGGGCCAGATGATAGtatgaacacacaaacagatgTGGACAATAAAGAGAACAACAATGGACCCAGCACAGAGGATCCCTCGGTGGACAG CAGCCCCCCTCCCAAGTCCTGTCTGATGGAGGGCTCAGAGTTTGTGAACGAAGACTCTAAAGTGAACCTGGTGCAAGGATTGAATGGCAAAGGAGGATCCTGGAGCTTCGAGGAGCTGATCGATCTGGGTGTTCATGCGAAGAACAAACCCCTGATGGACGATGGGGGCCCTGAAGGGCCTAGAATGGCCTTTGAGGAGAAAACCAGCTCAATTCATCCAGCCCAGCCCATTGAAGCCCTGTCTG AGATGTGA
- the LOC127971086 gene encoding ensconsin isoform X18, translated as MCQRQTTGKKKTSAKMAEGATSLKELRVQMAAAAQAQAEERRIQAGNSPTPPAPASTMKSQAKPVIDGAALRIDDKLRVAKERREEQEKRHAARESQLLERERKARLQVERQMEERQKKLEEQRRKEEQRRAAVEEKRKLKLEEEKEHYEAVMRRTLERSQRVDQRQKRWSWSGLSDSENKNDKRSSSTTNLKPADSVISKRLSSSSATLLNSPDKTRRSLAAPVDSSVLSRLLTPTQASLARSKSAAALSAEGGDTQESHLCPRSASASPMQPSARGPLRSRSSDRKKGPPTSVSADAISSMTQQKGEPEKRFTSPVGKRPASPSNRHRSPSPSPAANTTTRAPSPGAAKQSPRFRPPSPSSVKQRPPSPQPSATSKPPPIQKPALTPTGPPTLRKRDSKPKDMSPMMPVTPQSPETSTPSPTPTPKTKEESSSKAVAGSNSAAEASKILAENRRLAREQKEKEEQLRIQKEEEERLRKEEEKRLAEEERLRRIEEEKRLAEERKKEEEKQALIAEEERQRMELEEQQRQVELQKEREEAEAKAQEEAERQRQERALIMQKNQQERMERKKRIEEIMKRTRKTDQMDFKSNDERDIPDEDEEEAEDQINCENEENEALESEENSKETEPSDSQEHHLSVEEPVTEQDGPDDSMNTQTDVDNKENNNGPSTEDPSVDSPPPKSCLMEGSEFVNEDSKVNLVQGLNGKGGSWSFEELIDLGVHAKNKPLMDDGGPEGPRMAFEEKTSSIHPAQPIEALSEM; from the exons CTGCAGCTGCACAGGCGCAGGCAGAGGAACGGCGCATCCAGGCAGGAAACAGCCCGACACCACCAGCTCCAGCCAGCACAATGAAGAGCCAGGCCAAGCCAG TCATTGATGGGGCAGCCCTGAGGATAGATGACAAACTCCGAGTGGCcaaagagaggagagaagagcaGGAAAAGCGACATG CGGCCCGTGAGTCTCAGCTCCTGGAGCGAGAGCGCAAGGCCCGGCTGCAGGTGGAGAGACAGATGGAGGAGAGGCAGAAGAAGCTGGAAGAGCAGCGCAGGAAAGAGGAACAGAGGAGAGCTGCAGTGGAAGAGAAAAGGAAACTGAAATTAGAAGAGGAAAAG gagcaCTATGAGGCTGTAATGAGACGTACCCTGGAGCGCAGCCAGCGAGTAGATCAGAGACAGAAGAGATGGTCCTGGAGTGGACTTTCTGACTCTGAAAACAAAAATG ACAAGCGCTCTTCCTCTACTACGAACCTGAAACCGGCTGACTCAGTCATCAGCAAGCGTCTCTCCTCATCCTCAGCCACCCTCCTTAATTCTCCCGATAAAA CTCGCCGCTCGTTGGCTGCCCCCGTGGATAGCAGTGTCCTCAGTCGGCTGCTCACACCCACCCAGGCCTCGCTAGCTAGAAGCAAGAGTGCTGCGGCCCTGTCCGCCGAAGGAGGAGACACCCAAG AGTCTCACCTGTGTCCTCGTTCAGCATCTGCCAGTCCCATGCAGCCCTCGGCCCGTGGACCTCTACGCAGTCGCAGCAGCGATCGAAAGAAAGGCCCGCCTACTTCTGTGTCAGCAGATGCCATTTCCAGTATGACACAG CAGAAAGGTGAGCCTGAAAAGCGCTTCACGTCACCAGTAGGAAAACGCCCTGCCTCGCCCTCCAATCGTCACCGATCCCCGTCTCCTTCTCCTGCTGCTAACACCACCACAAGAGCGCCCTCACCTGGAGCAGCCAA GCAGAGTCCTCGCTTCCGCCCTCCTTCCCCCAGCAGTGTGAAACAGCGGCCTCCATCCCCTCAACCCTCTGCCACATCCAAACCTCCACCCATCCAGAAACCTGCTCTCACCCCCACCGGCCCGCCTACCCTTCGCAAGAGGGACTCTAAGCCAAAGGATATGTCTCCCATGATGCCTGTCACCCCACAGTCTCCAGAAACCAGCACACCCAGCCCAACACCCACACCCAAGACCAAAGAGG AATCCAGTTCCAAAGCTGTCGCAGGCTCTAACTCGGCTGCAGAGGCTTCTAAGATCCTGGCAGAGAACCGACGTCTAGCACGCGagcaaaaagagaaagaagagcaaCTCCGCATAcagaaagaagaagaggagag GCTGAGGAAAGAGGAGGAGAAGCGGCTGGCGGAGGAGGAGCGCTTGAGGCGTATAGAGGAGGAGAAGAGGCTTGCAGAGGAGAGGAAGAAAGAAGAGGAGAAGCAGGCTCTTATAGCAGAGGAGGAGAGACAGCGAATGGAGCTGGAGGAGCAGCAAAGACAGGTTGAGTTACAGAAAGAG CGCGAGGAGGCTGAAGCAAAGGCCCAAGAGGAAGCAGAGAGGCAGCGTCAGGAGAGAGCACTCATTATGCAAAAGAACCAACAAGAGCGCATGGAGAGAAAGAAG AGAATTGAAGAAATTATGAAGAGAACCAGGAAAACGGACCAAATGGATTTTAAG AGTAATGATGAGAGAGACATTCCTGATGAAGACGAAGAGGAGGCTGAGGACCAAATAAACTGTGAAAATGAGG AGAATGAGGCTCTCGAGTCAGAGGAGAATTCCAAGGAGACAGAGCCATCAGACTCTCAGGAGCATCACTTATCTGTGGAGGAGCCGGTCACAGAGCAAGACGGGCCAGATGATAGtatgaacacacaaacagatgTGGACAATAAAGAGAACAACAATGGACCCAGCACAGAGGATCCCTCGGTGGACAG CCCCCCTCCCAAGTCCTGTCTGATGGAGGGCTCAGAGTTTGTGAACGAAGACTCTAAAGTGAACCTGGTGCAAGGATTGAATGGCAAAGGAGGATCCTGGAGCTTCGAGGAGCTGATCGATCTGGGTGTTCATGCGAAGAACAAACCCCTGATGGACGATGGGGGCCCTGAAGGGCCTAGAATGGCCTTTGAGGAGAAAACCAGCTCAATTCATCCAGCCCAGCCCATTGAAGCCCTGTCTG AGATGTGA
- the LOC127971086 gene encoding ensconsin isoform X24, whose protein sequence is MCQRQTTGKKKTSAKMAEGATSLKELRVQMAAAAQAQAEERRIQAGNSPTPPAPASTMKSQAKPVIDGAALRIDDKLRVAKERREEQEKRHAARESQLLERERKARLQVERQMEERQKKLEEQRRKEEQRRAAVEEKRKLKLEEEKEHYEAVMRRTLERSQRVDQRQKRWSWSGLSDSENKNDKRSSSTTNLKPADSVISKRLSSSSATLLNSPDKTSASPMQPSARGPLRSRSSDRKKGPPTSVSADAISSMTQQKGEPEKRFTSPVGKRPASPSNRHRSPSPSPAANTTTRAPSPGAAKQSPRFRPPSPSSVKQRPPSPQPSATSKPPPIQKPALTPTGPPTLRKRDSKPKDMSPMMPVTPQSPETSTPSPTPTPKTKEESSSKAVAGSNSAAEASKILAENRRLAREQKEKEEQLRIQKEEEERLRKEEEKRLAEEERLRRIEEEKRLAEERKKEEEKQALIAEEERQRMELEEQQRQVELQKEREEAEAKAQEEAERQRQERALIMQKNQQERMERKKRIEEIMKRTRKTDQMDFKSNDERDIPDEDEEEAEDQINCENEENEALESEENSKETEPSDSQEHHLSVEEPVTEQDGPDDSMNTQTDVDNKENNNGPSTEDPSVDSSPPPKSCLMEGSEFVNEDSKVNLVQGLNGKGGSWSFEELIDLGVHAKNKPLMDDGGPEGPRMAFEEKTSSIHPAQPIEALSEM, encoded by the exons CTGCAGCTGCACAGGCGCAGGCAGAGGAACGGCGCATCCAGGCAGGAAACAGCCCGACACCACCAGCTCCAGCCAGCACAATGAAGAGCCAGGCCAAGCCAG TCATTGATGGGGCAGCCCTGAGGATAGATGACAAACTCCGAGTGGCcaaagagaggagagaagagcaGGAAAAGCGACATG CGGCCCGTGAGTCTCAGCTCCTGGAGCGAGAGCGCAAGGCCCGGCTGCAGGTGGAGAGACAGATGGAGGAGAGGCAGAAGAAGCTGGAAGAGCAGCGCAGGAAAGAGGAACAGAGGAGAGCTGCAGTGGAAGAGAAAAGGAAACTGAAATTAGAAGAGGAAAAG gagcaCTATGAGGCTGTAATGAGACGTACCCTGGAGCGCAGCCAGCGAGTAGATCAGAGACAGAAGAGATGGTCCTGGAGTGGACTTTCTGACTCTGAAAACAAAAATG ACAAGCGCTCTTCCTCTACTACGAACCTGAAACCGGCTGACTCAGTCATCAGCAAGCGTCTCTCCTCATCCTCAGCCACCCTCCTTAATTCTCCCGATAAAA CATCTGCCAGTCCCATGCAGCCCTCGGCCCGTGGACCTCTACGCAGTCGCAGCAGCGATCGAAAGAAAGGCCCGCCTACTTCTGTGTCAGCAGATGCCATTTCCAGTATGACACAG CAGAAAGGTGAGCCTGAAAAGCGCTTCACGTCACCAGTAGGAAAACGCCCTGCCTCGCCCTCCAATCGTCACCGATCCCCGTCTCCTTCTCCTGCTGCTAACACCACCACAAGAGCGCCCTCACCTGGAGCAGCCAA GCAGAGTCCTCGCTTCCGCCCTCCTTCCCCCAGCAGTGTGAAACAGCGGCCTCCATCCCCTCAACCCTCTGCCACATCCAAACCTCCACCCATCCAGAAACCTGCTCTCACCCCCACCGGCCCGCCTACCCTTCGCAAGAGGGACTCTAAGCCAAAGGATATGTCTCCCATGATGCCTGTCACCCCACAGTCTCCAGAAACCAGCACACCCAGCCCAACACCCACACCCAAGACCAAAGAGG AATCCAGTTCCAAAGCTGTCGCAGGCTCTAACTCGGCTGCAGAGGCTTCTAAGATCCTGGCAGAGAACCGACGTCTAGCACGCGagcaaaaagagaaagaagagcaaCTCCGCATAcagaaagaagaagaggagag GCTGAGGAAAGAGGAGGAGAAGCGGCTGGCGGAGGAGGAGCGCTTGAGGCGTATAGAGGAGGAGAAGAGGCTTGCAGAGGAGAGGAAGAAAGAAGAGGAGAAGCAGGCTCTTATAGCAGAGGAGGAGAGACAGCGAATGGAGCTGGAGGAGCAGCAAAGACAGGTTGAGTTACAGAAAGAG CGCGAGGAGGCTGAAGCAAAGGCCCAAGAGGAAGCAGAGAGGCAGCGTCAGGAGAGAGCACTCATTATGCAAAAGAACCAACAAGAGCGCATGGAGAGAAAGAAG AGAATTGAAGAAATTATGAAGAGAACCAGGAAAACGGACCAAATGGATTTTAAG AGTAATGATGAGAGAGACATTCCTGATGAAGACGAAGAGGAGGCTGAGGACCAAATAAACTGTGAAAATGAGG AGAATGAGGCTCTCGAGTCAGAGGAGAATTCCAAGGAGACAGAGCCATCAGACTCTCAGGAGCATCACTTATCTGTGGAGGAGCCGGTCACAGAGCAAGACGGGCCAGATGATAGtatgaacacacaaacagatgTGGACAATAAAGAGAACAACAATGGACCCAGCACAGAGGATCCCTCGGTGGACAG CAGCCCCCCTCCCAAGTCCTGTCTGATGGAGGGCTCAGAGTTTGTGAACGAAGACTCTAAAGTGAACCTGGTGCAAGGATTGAATGGCAAAGGAGGATCCTGGAGCTTCGAGGAGCTGATCGATCTGGGTGTTCATGCGAAGAACAAACCCCTGATGGACGATGGGGGCCCTGAAGGGCCTAGAATGGCCTTTGAGGAGAAAACCAGCTCAATTCATCCAGCCCAGCCCATTGAAGCCCTGTCTG AGATGTGA
- the LOC127971086 gene encoding ensconsin isoform X17: MCQRQTTGKKKTSAKMAEGATSLKELRVQMAAAAQAQAEERRIQAGNSPTPPAPASTMKSQAKPVIDGAALRIDDKLRVAKERREEQEKRHAARESQLLERERKARLQVERQMEERQKKLEEQRRKEEQRRAAVEEKRKLKLEEEKEHYEAVMRRTLERSQRVDQRQKRWSWSGLSDSENKNDKRSSSTTNLKPADSVISKRLSSSSATLLNSPDKTRRSLAAPVDSSVLSRLLTPTQASLARSKSAAALSAEGGDTQESHLCPRSASASPMQPSARGPLRSRSSDRKKGPPTSVSADAISSMTQQKGEPEKRFTSPVGKRPASPSNRHRSPSPSPAANTTTRAPSPGAAKQSPRFRPPSPSSVKQRPPSPQPSATSKPPPIQKPALTPTGPPTLRKRDSKPKDMSPMMPVTPQSPETSTPSPTPTPKTKEESSSKAVAGSNSAAEASKILAENRRLAREQKEKEEQLRIQKEEEERLRKEEEKRLAEEERLRRIEEEKRLAEERKKEEEKQALIAEEERQRMELEEQQRQVELQKEREEAEAKAQEEAERQRQERALIMQKNQQERMERKKRIEEIMKRTRKTDQMDFKSNDERDIPDEDEEEAEDQINCENEENEALESEENSKETEPSDSQEHHLSVEEPVTEQDGPDDSMNTQTDVDNKENNNGPSTEDPSVDSSPPPKSCLMEGSEFVNEDSKVNLVQGLNGKGGSWSFEELIDLGVHAKNKPLMDDGGPEGPRMAFEEKTSSIHPAQPIEALSEM, translated from the exons CTGCAGCTGCACAGGCGCAGGCAGAGGAACGGCGCATCCAGGCAGGAAACAGCCCGACACCACCAGCTCCAGCCAGCACAATGAAGAGCCAGGCCAAGCCAG TCATTGATGGGGCAGCCCTGAGGATAGATGACAAACTCCGAGTGGCcaaagagaggagagaagagcaGGAAAAGCGACATG CGGCCCGTGAGTCTCAGCTCCTGGAGCGAGAGCGCAAGGCCCGGCTGCAGGTGGAGAGACAGATGGAGGAGAGGCAGAAGAAGCTGGAAGAGCAGCGCAGGAAAGAGGAACAGAGGAGAGCTGCAGTGGAAGAGAAAAGGAAACTGAAATTAGAAGAGGAAAAG gagcaCTATGAGGCTGTAATGAGACGTACCCTGGAGCGCAGCCAGCGAGTAGATCAGAGACAGAAGAGATGGTCCTGGAGTGGACTTTCTGACTCTGAAAACAAAAATG ACAAGCGCTCTTCCTCTACTACGAACCTGAAACCGGCTGACTCAGTCATCAGCAAGCGTCTCTCCTCATCCTCAGCCACCCTCCTTAATTCTCCCGATAAAA CTCGCCGCTCGTTGGCTGCCCCCGTGGATAGCAGTGTCCTCAGTCGGCTGCTCACACCCACCCAGGCCTCGCTAGCTAGAAGCAAGAGTGCTGCGGCCCTGTCCGCCGAAGGAGGAGACACCCAAG AGTCTCACCTGTGTCCTCGTTCAGCATCTGCCAGTCCCATGCAGCCCTCGGCCCGTGGACCTCTACGCAGTCGCAGCAGCGATCGAAAGAAAGGCCCGCCTACTTCTGTGTCAGCAGATGCCATTTCCAGTATGACACAG CAGAAAGGTGAGCCTGAAAAGCGCTTCACGTCACCAGTAGGAAAACGCCCTGCCTCGCCCTCCAATCGTCACCGATCCCCGTCTCCTTCTCCTGCTGCTAACACCACCACAAGAGCGCCCTCACCTGGAGCAGCCAA GCAGAGTCCTCGCTTCCGCCCTCCTTCCCCCAGCAGTGTGAAACAGCGGCCTCCATCCCCTCAACCCTCTGCCACATCCAAACCTCCACCCATCCAGAAACCTGCTCTCACCCCCACCGGCCCGCCTACCCTTCGCAAGAGGGACTCTAAGCCAAAGGATATGTCTCCCATGATGCCTGTCACCCCACAGTCTCCAGAAACCAGCACACCCAGCCCAACACCCACACCCAAGACCAAAGAGG AATCCAGTTCCAAAGCTGTCGCAGGCTCTAACTCGGCTGCAGAGGCTTCTAAGATCCTGGCAGAGAACCGACGTCTAGCACGCGagcaaaaagagaaagaagagcaaCTCCGCATAcagaaagaagaagaggagag GCTGAGGAAAGAGGAGGAGAAGCGGCTGGCGGAGGAGGAGCGCTTGAGGCGTATAGAGGAGGAGAAGAGGCTTGCAGAGGAGAGGAAGAAAGAAGAGGAGAAGCAGGCTCTTATAGCAGAGGAGGAGAGACAGCGAATGGAGCTGGAGGAGCAGCAAAGACAGGTTGAGTTACAGAAAGAG CGCGAGGAGGCTGAAGCAAAGGCCCAAGAGGAAGCAGAGAGGCAGCGTCAGGAGAGAGCACTCATTATGCAAAAGAACCAACAAGAGCGCATGGAGAGAAAGAAG AGAATTGAAGAAATTATGAAGAGAACCAGGAAAACGGACCAAATGGATTTTAAG AGTAATGATGAGAGAGACATTCCTGATGAAGACGAAGAGGAGGCTGAGGACCAAATAAACTGTGAAAATGAGG AGAATGAGGCTCTCGAGTCAGAGGAGAATTCCAAGGAGACAGAGCCATCAGACTCTCAGGAGCATCACTTATCTGTGGAGGAGCCGGTCACAGAGCAAGACGGGCCAGATGATAGtatgaacacacaaacagatgTGGACAATAAAGAGAACAACAATGGACCCAGCACAGAGGATCCCTCGGTGGACAG CAGCCCCCCTCCCAAGTCCTGTCTGATGGAGGGCTCAGAGTTTGTGAACGAAGACTCTAAAGTGAACCTGGTGCAAGGATTGAATGGCAAAGGAGGATCCTGGAGCTTCGAGGAGCTGATCGATCTGGGTGTTCATGCGAAGAACAAACCCCTGATGGACGATGGGGGCCCTGAAGGGCCTAGAATGGCCTTTGAGGAGAAAACCAGCTCAATTCATCCAGCCCAGCCCATTGAAGCCCTGTCTG AGATGTGA